Proteins from a genomic interval of Phyllopteryx taeniolatus isolate TA_2022b chromosome 3, UOR_Ptae_1.2, whole genome shotgun sequence:
- the LOC133474792 gene encoding gastrula zinc finger protein XlCGF52.1-like, with translation MTSYEEQPCRENERQQDDKTTPPVVFYTQDCREELPPQLQAGTSSLRPQAPYTKEEAEDPELVHVKEEGEEVDVSTLPLNVVVVKSEYEEDETPEWSQVHHHCPSGGPPPAVNLSAPLSHSQDMKELLRSSTDCKGDKKHLKCSEKDSTYVGAHTHEDNFICSVCGESFTEADRITHMKTHSREKVFGCSVCGETFAEKVALIVHKVTHTAENPFTCSVCGKVYLIKDYLNKHMRTHTGEKPHSCSVCGERFAHKATLIAHTATHTGEKPFTCSDCDKNFSYKSDLTKHMRTHTGEKPFSCSVCGEKFARKVSLIAHTATHTGEKPFTCSICGETLSYRHSLNAHMRMHTGEKPFTCSVCSESFARKENMIAHMRRHTGEKPFTCSVCGKNFSHKSAMSRHRKAHADEKPFTCSFCDESFLKRSSLTAHMRKHNGE, from the exons ATGACGTCTTACGAGGAGCAACCTTGTCGAGAGAACGAACGACAGCAGGACGACAAGACGACGCCTCCAGTCGTGTTCTACACTCAAG ATTGCAGAGAGGAACTACCCCCTCAGCTGCAGGCGGGGACCTCCAGTTTGCGTCCGCAGGCCCCTTACACCAAAGAGGAAGCGGAGGATCCGGAGCTTGTCCACGTTAAAGAGGAAGGGGAGGAGGTTGACGTCAGCACGTTGCCACTGAACGTCGTCGTCGTGAAGAGCGAATATGAAGAAGACGAAACACCCGAGTGGTCACAGGTTCACCATCACTGCCCAAGTGGAGGACCACCACCAGCAGTCAACCTGTCAGCTCCACTGTCACATAGCCAAGACATGAAAGAACTTTTGAGGAGCAGCACAGACTGCAAAGGTGACAAGAAACACTTGAAATGCTCTGAAAAAGACTCAACGTATGTGggagcacacacacatgaagacaaTTTTATTTGCTCCGTTTGTGGCGAAAGCTTTACCGAGGCAGATAGGATTAcgcacatgaaaacacacagcaGAGAGAAAGtttttggctgttctgtttgcGGTGAAACATTTGCAGAAAAGGTCGCTTTGATCGTACACAAAGTAACGCACACGGCAGAAAATCCTTTCACTTGCTCAGTTTGCGGCAAGGTATATTTGATCAAAGACTATTTGAATAAACACATGAGAACGCATACAGGGGAAAAACCTCacagttgctcagtttgtggtgaaaggtttGCTCACAAGGCCACTTTGATAGCGCACACAGcgacacacacaggagaaaaacctttcactTGCTCCGATTGTGATAAAAACTTTTCTTATAAGTCCGATTTGACTAagcacatgagaacacacacaggagaaaaaccctttagttgctcGGTTTGTGGTGAAAAATTTGCTCGCAAGGTCTCTTTAATTGCACACACAGCCacgcacacgggagaaaaacctttcactTGCTCAATTTGTGGCGAAACTCTCTCATATCGCCACAGTTTGAATGCACACATGCGGatgcacacgggagaaaaaccatTTACTTGCTCAGTTTGCAGTGAAAGTTTTGCTCGAAAAGAAAATATGATTGCACACATGAGAagacacacaggagaaaaaccttttactTGTTCGGTTTGTGGGAAAAACTTTTCTCACAAGTCCGCTATGAGTAGACACAGGAAGGCACATGCGGATGAAAAACCTTTCACTTGCTCATTTTGCGATGAGAGCTTTTTGAAGAGGTCCAGTTTGACGGCACACATGCGTAAACATAACGGAGAATAA